From a region of the Calypte anna isolate BGI_N300 chromosome 4, bCalAnn1_v1.p, whole genome shotgun sequence genome:
- the LOC103535167 gene encoding transcription initiation factor TFIID subunit 9 isoform X2 has protein sequence MEAAKMASPKSAPKDAQVMAQILKDMGITEYEPRVINQMLEFAYRYVTTILEDAKIYSSHAKKSSVDADDVRLAIQCRTDQSFTSPPPRDFLLDIARQKNQTPLPLIKPYSGPRLPPDRYCLTAPNYRLKSLQKKVSSSAGRITVPRLSVGAVSSRPSTPTLATPTTPTVQNVLINPSLIGPKNILITTNMVSQNTPNEPNPLKRKHEDDDDYDNL, from the exons ATGGAGGCGGCCAAGATGGCGTCCCCCAAGAGCGCGCCTAAAGACGCGCAG GTGATGGCGCAGATCCTGAAGGACATGGGCATCACGGAGTACGAGCCGCGCGTCATCAACCAGATGCTGGAGTTCGCCTACA GGTACGTGACCACCATCCTGGAAGACGCCAAAATTTACTCGAGCCACGCGAAGAAATCCAGCGTGGATGCAGACGACGTCAGGTTGGCCATCCAGTGCAGGACAGACCAGTCCTTcacatccccccctcccagaGAT TTCCTCTTAGATATTGCAAGgcagaaaaaccaaaccccactgCCACTGATCAAGCCTTACTCTGGTCCCAGGCTGCCCCCTGACAGGTACTGCTTGACAGCCCCCAACTACAGACTGAAGTCCCTGCAGAAAAAG GTCTCCTCCTCAGCTGGCAGGATCACTGTCCCTCGCCTCAGCGTCGGCGCCGTCAGCAGCCGCCCCAGCACCCCAACTCTGG ccaCCCCGACGACTCCAACCGTTCAGAACGTTCTAATTAATCCTTCCTTAATTGGACCAAAGAACATTCTTATCACCACGAACATGGTGTCCCAGAACACACCTAATGAGCCAAATCCCCTGAAGAGGAAGCACGAGGACGATGATGACTACGACAACTTGTGA
- the LOC103535167 gene encoding transcription initiation factor TFIID subunit 9 isoform X1, with protein sequence MEAAKMASPKSAPKDAQVMAQILKDMGITEYEPRVINQMLEFAYRYVTTILEDAKIYSSHAKKSSVDADDVRLAIQCRTDQSFTSPPPRDFLLDIARQKNQTPLPLIKPYSGPRLPPDRYCLTAPNYRLKSLQKKVSSSAGRITVPRLSVGAVSSRPSTPTLGTPSAQAVSVSTKVGAPVSLAGQRFTVQIPSSQAAVKSATPTTPTVQNVLINPSLIGPKNILITTNMVSQNTPNEPNPLKRKHEDDDDYDNL encoded by the exons ATGGAGGCGGCCAAGATGGCGTCCCCCAAGAGCGCGCCTAAAGACGCGCAG GTGATGGCGCAGATCCTGAAGGACATGGGCATCACGGAGTACGAGCCGCGCGTCATCAACCAGATGCTGGAGTTCGCCTACA GGTACGTGACCACCATCCTGGAAGACGCCAAAATTTACTCGAGCCACGCGAAGAAATCCAGCGTGGATGCAGACGACGTCAGGTTGGCCATCCAGTGCAGGACAGACCAGTCCTTcacatccccccctcccagaGAT TTCCTCTTAGATATTGCAAGgcagaaaaaccaaaccccactgCCACTGATCAAGCCTTACTCTGGTCCCAGGCTGCCCCCTGACAGGTACTGCTTGACAGCCCCCAACTACAGACTGAAGTCCCTGCAGAAAAAG GTCTCCTCCTCAGCTGGCAGGATCACTGTCCCTCGCCTCAGCGTCGGCGCCGTCAGCAGCCGCCCCAGCACCCCAACTCTGG GCACCCCCTCAGCACAGGCTGTCTCAGTCTCCACCAAGGTGGGGGCTCCCGTCTCGCTGGCCGGGCAGAGGTTCACTGTGCAGATCCCCTCCTCCCAGGCAGCTGTCAAGTCAG ccaCCCCGACGACTCCAACCGTTCAGAACGTTCTAATTAATCCTTCCTTAATTGGACCAAAGAACATTCTTATCACCACGAACATGGTGTCCCAGAACACACCTAATGAGCCAAATCCCCTGAAGAGGAAGCACGAGGACGATGATGACTACGACAACTTGTGA